In Afipia carboxidovorans OM5, the sequence CCGTGTGCAGGCCGCGGGCAAAACGACCGGGCAGCTTGAGGGCGCCATTCGTGCTGCTCTTGCAAAAGGCATCGTGCGCGACCCGCGCGTCAATGTCGACGTTGCAACTTACCGCCCCTACTACATTTTGGGCGAAGTGAAGAACAGCGGCGAATATCCCTACAAGGTCGGCCTGACCATTCTCGATGCAGTTGCCGCTGCAGGCGGCTTCACCTATCGCGCCAACGAACGCAAAGTCTATTTGCGTCGTGCAGGTGTGGGTGTCGAAGAAGAATATTCGCTCAACGCGCCTGTTCTCGTTTATCCCGGCGATAACATCCGTATTCCCGAGCGATATTTCTGACTTATACAATGCGTGTTCTGATCACGCGCATTGCCACGCGAGTTTCGTCGTGTGGCCATACTCTCGTCCCTTTGCCGTAATCTTCTTCCGCACTGCGAAACTTATCTGACGTGGTGCGTTAGAAACCAGATTTGTCAACGAGAGGGTCATCTCATGACAAGCGGGACGTCTGACACAAGCACCTCAAACTATCTCGGCATGATTGTGTAACGCCGCTCAGTGTTTGAGCGGCAACGGATGTGCGTGTTTCCCGCAAGGGATGAGTAATGAAGCGTATCAAGGCGGGTCTGGTCTCGGATGCTTTTGGCGGCCGTGCATGGTTGGCGATCTCGGAAGATCGCGCTGTCTGCTTCGTTGCGACGGCGACGGCATTCTTCATGCTGTTCGTCTCGCAGGCCAACGCGCAGGCCATCCCGCTTAACAACGAGGATGTGGCGCCGCCGTGGAATGCCTTGCAGGTGTTCGCACCGACGCCCCTCCCCGATTTCCGCGATCCGGACAACAGTGATCCCGTTCCGCCGGAGGATATGCCGGTGAGAAACAGGCAGCAGCCGGGCTATGAGCCGGTCGGCATTCGTTATGGCTCCTGGATGTTCAACCCCTCGCTTCTCGGCGGCGGGTTCTTCGACAGCAACGTGTTCTCCTCGAGCACGACAAAGCATTCGGATATCGCAGCCGTCGTCGAGCCGAAGCTGCGCGCGCATACGTTGTGGGAACGGCATGGCATCGACCTGAAGCTCGATGCGCAGTCGATGATCTACAATCAGTTCTCGAGCCTCAATCAGGACAACATCAGCCTGAAGGGCAGCGGCTGGCTCGACGTCGCGCGCGATCTCAAGGTGCTGGGAAGCTTTCAGGTCGCGCATCTGAACGAAGGCGTCGGAACGCTGAGCTCGCCGGTCAACGCAATATCGCCCACACCGTATAACCTGTTCTCGGGCGACATCGCTGTTCGCAAGGAATTCAATCGCCTTGCAGCCTCGATCGGCATGGGCGTCAAGTCCTACGATTATCAATCGACGCAGGCGCAGGACGGCAGCATCATCAATCAGGACGGGCGCGACGGCCAGATCTACACCGTCCGTGGCCGGCTCGATTATGCGTTCTCGCCGTTCCTCGGCTGGTTCGCCTCTGTTGAGGGCAACCAGCGCGAGGTGCGCGGCACACCCGGCCATACGCTCGATTCCAGCGGCTATCGCGCCCTCTCCGGCGTCACCCTCGGGCGCGCGAATTTGCTGAGCGG encodes:
- a CDS encoding polysaccharide biosynthesis/export family protein; this encodes MKFRILVPRTTLLVLAAFALSLFALNPVAYAETSYTPSGPYRLGPNDKVRVKVYGEPDITGEYEVDSNGKVSIPLAGRVQAAGKTTGQLEGAIRAALAKGIVRDPRVNVDVATYRPYYILGEVKNSGEYPYKVGLTILDAVAAAGGFTYRANERKVYLRRAGVGVEEEYSLNAPVLVYPGDNIRIPERYF
- a CDS encoding outer membrane beta-barrel protein, giving the protein MKRIKAGLVSDAFGGRAWLAISEDRAVCFVATATAFFMLFVSQANAQAIPLNNEDVAPPWNALQVFAPTPLPDFRDPDNSDPVPPEDMPVRNRQQPGYEPVGIRYGSWMFNPSLLGGGFFDSNVFSSSTTKHSDIAAVVEPKLRAHTLWERHGIDLKLDAQSMIYNQFSSLNQDNISLKGSGWLDVARDLKVLGSFQVAHLNEGVGTLSSPVNAISPTPYNLFSGDIAVRKEFNRLAASIGMGVKSYDYQSTQAQDGSIINQDGRDGQIYTVRGRLDYAFSPFLGWFASVEGNQREVRGTPGHTLDSSGYRALSGVTLGRANLLSGEIGGGYVSQQFDDPTIGTISGPSYHASLLWRPTRLLDIRARAEQLVTETSDTSSNGVLANAFQLGADYELLRNVVISLAGGYETDRFFGQTRKDNVTSTDARVKYMLNRFSSVSVYHRYTDRKSDIPTFSYEKHLVGVNVTAQF